A region of Rattus rattus isolate New Zealand chromosome 7, Rrattus_CSIRO_v1, whole genome shotgun sequence DNA encodes the following proteins:
- the Wdr20 gene encoding WD repeat-containing protein 20 isoform X6, producing MYLYNVEHTCGTTAPHYQLLKQGESFAVHTCKSKSTRNPLLKWTVGEGALNEFAFSPDGKFLACVSQDGFLRVFNFDSVELHGTMKSYFGGLLCVCWSPDGKYIVTGGEDDLVTVWSFLDCRVIARGHGHKSWVSVVAFDPYTTSVEESDPLEFSGSDEDFRDLLHFGRDRANSTQSRLSTRNSTDSRPVSVTYRFGSVGQDTQLCLWDLTEDILFPHQPLSRARTHTNVMNATSPPAGSNGNSVTTPGDSGPPPLPRSNSLPHSAVSNAGSKSSVMDGAIASGVSKFATLSLHDRKERHHEKDHKRNHSMGHISSKSSDKLNLVTKAKTDPAKTLGTSLCPRMEDVPLLEPLICKKIAHERLTVLVFLEDCLVTACQEGFICTWARPGKVPAEQFCRQEDRVQGVLQDQN from the exons ATGTACTTATATAACGTGGAGCACACTTGTGGCACCACAGCCCCCCACTACCAGCTCCTGAAGCAGGGAGAGAGCTTTGCGGTGCACACTTGCAAGAGCAAATCCACGAGGAACCCTCTCCTTAAGTGGACAGTGGGCGAGGGGGCCCTCAACGAGTTTGCTTTCTCCCCAGATGGCAAGTTCTTAGCGTGTGTGAGCCAGGACGGGTTTCTGCGTGTGTTCAACTTTGACTCAGTGGAGCTGCACGGTACAATGAAAAGCTACTTTGGGGGCTTGCTTTGTGTGTGCTGGAGCCCAGATGGCAAGTACATTGTGACAGGTGGAGAGGACGACTTGGTGACAGTTTGGTCCTTTCTAGACTGCCGAGTAATAGCTAGAGGCCATGGGCACAAGTCCTGGGTCAGTGTTGTAGCATTTGATCCCTATACTACTAGTGTAGAAGAAAGTGATCCTTTGGAGTTTAGTGGCAGTGACGAGGACTTCCGGGACCTTCTTCACTTTGGCAGAGATCGAGCGAACAGTACACAATCTAGGCTATCCACACGGAACTCTACAGACAGCCGCCCTGTAAGTGTTACGTATCGGTTTGGTTCAGTGGGCCAGGATACACAGCTGTGCTTATGGGACCTTACAGAAGACATCCTTTTCCCTCACCAGCCCCTCTCAAGAGCAAGGACACACACAAATGTTATGAATGCCACAAGTCCGCCTGCCGGAAGCAATGGGAACAGTGTCACTACACCTGGGGACTCTGGGCCCCCTCCATTACCTCGGTCCAATAGCCTTCCACACTCAGCAGTCTCCAATGCTGGTAGCAAAAGCAGCGTCATGGACGGGGCCATTGCTTCTGGGGTCAGCAAGTTTGCAACTTTGTCGCTACATGACCGGAAGGAGAGACACCACGAGAAAGACCATAAACGAAATCATAGTATGGGACACATTTCCAGCAAGAGCAGTGACAAACTGAACCTAGTTACTAAAGCCAAAACGGACCCAGCTAAAACTCTGGGGACATCCCTGTGTCCTCGGATGGAAGATGTTCCCTTGTTAGAGCCACTGATCTGTAAAAAGATAGCTCATGAGAGACTGACGGTATTGGTTTTTCTTGAAGACTGTCTAGTCACTGCTTGTCAGGAGGGATTTATTTGCACATGGGCAAGGCCTGGTAAAGTG CCGGCAGAGCAGTTCTGCAGGCAGGAGGACAGAGTGCAAGGTGTTCTCCAAGACCAGAACTAA
- the Mok gene encoding MAPK/MAK/MRK overlapping kinase isoform X12 — protein MSFDFPFKKGSGIPLLTTNLTPQCLSLLHAMVAYDPDERIAAHQALQHPYFQVQRAAETQTLAKHRRAFYPKYSMVPESSSHNWSFSKEGRKQQPLRQEECRARRQGPTSLTELPKLRLSGMTKLSSCSSPALRSVLGTGANGRVPVLRPLKCAVVNKKTDTQKDIKPHLKHCHLPTINRKGGEY, from the exons ATgagttttgattttccttttaaaaagggaTCAGGAATACCTCTACTGACAACCAATCTGACCCCGCAATGCCTCTCCCTCCTGCATGCAATGGTGGCTTATGACCCTGATGAACGAATCGCGGCTCACCAAGCCCTTCAGCACCCCTATTTCCAGGTGCAAAG GGCAGCTGAGACACAGACCCTGGCCAAGCACAGAAGAGCTTTCTACCCCAAGTACTCCATGGTGCCAGAGTCATCCAGTCACAACTGGTCATTCTCAAAGGAGGGCAGAAAGCAG CAGCCCCTGAGGCAAGAGGAGTGCCGTGCCAGGCGACAGGGGCCGACCAGCCTGACGGAGCTCCCCAAACTGAGGCTGTCCGGGATGACCAAACTGTCATCTTGCTCCAGTCCTGCACTGCGGTCAGTGTTGGGCACTGGGGCAAATGGAAGAGTCCCCGTGCTGAGACCCCTGAAGTGCGCTGTCGTGAACAAGAAG ACAGACACTCAGAAGGACATCAAACCTCACCTGAAACACTGTCACCTGCCCACGATCAACAGGAAAGGGGGAGAGTACTGA